From Schizosaccharomyces pombe strain 972h- genome assembly, chromosome: II, the proteins below share one genomic window:
- the gcn2 gene encoding eIF2 alpha kinase Gcn2 codes for MDAAKRLELCKEIQENEIEALKAIFMDDFEELKVRNAWNVTNGHVYCIHLCSRSANSKSIAKLDLCIELGRSYPYVKPVIKLQNGENVLNSQIRFLLDKLDTKAKDLLGEEMIFELASIVQDYLNDWQSDLSSQFASLEEERAVQLKHDRERAEVDLQLRLKREKDALFEEEQTLQNKIQDELQRRSYETPQSSSKKKTNSKETTSLETLPTSIYFDCSISVRDCHDSLVTFNRVLPLYTISHSNLSTLTLVKPESKEISLQDCVFLLRTVRISTPYWSTEDGKREIQELEYELESLKVIRHDLLASIYEYQLERETRGYGWRLYVLQEYSPKFTLFSLLQTVLTLDVETVRAFSNNILEGLAELHRLGISHKSLHLDNVVLFHSGHRTFAKLMDFGFTRTLRDMNASHPFNINSQSITNILPEGLYPPEVSESSFAAASRKTDIWCFGLLVLQMLCGAHVLNKFSSLKLIMTHVIPLLPGSYQDLVRRCLMRDSRKRPSAIDLLSSHVIRLGTAVLPPVEQGTFSKSARPSYGGQQDGIIDLLYRKSVSRYETDFEELEFLGRGGFGEVVKVKNRIDGRFYAVKKLVLLSDDKENSRILREVMTLSRLHHEHVVRYYTAWVETEANDTVTEIISSDSESLSQSLNMAVDFRQSSSLPADKLSSLDIHFEDDYNSSADEEDPEASDISFQYSNTSDKEGSSDKDSSIEEASSVKTQENGLNATLYIQMEYCEKLSLQDIIRDKIPVDEMWRLFRQILEALAYIHSRGMMHRDLKPGNIFLDENRNVKLGDFGLATENENYQDNNDKWKNRQSADEDLTTGVGTALYVAPELLSRRNGVRYDAKVDMYSLGIILFEMCMTFSTSMERIRIIDTIRSPSISFPSTFPFSRASHEFKVIHCLLQHDPTKRPSSQELLESEAIPPKVGEEFIQEGLRLLSNPNTPYYLKLLKVLFGQVPDRHKDFTYDFNLSEESGVLSKVSDRGWDSLLACLVRDHVVKVFRRHGAKERESHILFPKSSQYDKDQASVSLLDKNGTLLQLPYDTVLPYARNVARNAVEEEKTYLISDVFREAKGGGRPKAIKEISFDITTNSDNLDWYDAETIKALDEVLTEIPSLTESCILINHADILSSILDYLQVSKDKRRMATHILGQINQRLTLSQVRNQLRIESLVPSTTLDDLSLFDFRENYEEGASKLRKIFGKEMPQKMRTALNYMERVVKLLRALKISHQLYFMPLCVYNFEFYDGGLMFQAINLAEKSELICAGGRYDKLVRFFDPPLMRTARKKHVVGICFALEKLVFSMLRYIRFHNSKQSSKHSPSPTLKSVGPWAPRRVDVLVTSIGKDSILEKCSLLQELWALNIQADIVLRGASSLEEIVTHYRSEGINWVLVVRQKNTQMEHSVKARNILKNEDDEIRFDEVGMWLLGEINERKRNESMLQSKRILDSAQQDVAKFVDTSQSNLDVQLISLKDVNDRKYKWKHKQNAMNKVYDLVQSAIRESSEDAIALAVDCDSEAMEKLRSTTTLDEESWKRLIESCPASQREYMQRLQKKLVTLAEQDKKRVWICSFRTNEIYLYGLK; via the exons ATGGATGCGGCGAAACGTCTGGAACTATGCAAGGAAAttcaagaaaatgaaattgaggCCCTCAAAGCCATTTTTATGGATGATTTTGAGGAGTTGAAAGTTAGGAATGCTTGGAAT GTTACAAACGGCCATGTTTATTGTATACATCTATGTTCAAGAAGTGCAAACTCTAAAAGTATTGCGAAACTTGATCTTTGTATTGAGCTTGGAAGAAGCTATCCTTATGTGAAACCAGTGATCAAGTTACAAAATGGAGAAAATGTCCTAAACTCTCAGATTCGATTTTTGCTTGATAAGTTAGATACAAAGGCAAAAGACTTGCTAGGAGAGgaaatgatttttgaaCTTGCCAGTATAGTGCAGGACTATCTTAATGATTGGCAGTCTGACCTCTCTTCTCAATTTGCTAGCTTGGAAGAGGAACGTGCGGTACAACTAAAGCATGATCGAGAGAGAGCGGAAGTGGATTTACAACTTAGGTTAAAACGGGAGAAAGATGCCTTATTTGAGGAAGAACAAACGCTTCAGAACAAAATTCAAGATGAATTACAACGCCGCTCATACGAAACACCGCAATCTTCTTCTAAGAAAAAGACGAATAGTAAGGAAACAACTTCTCTCGAAACCCTCCCAacttctatttattttgattgTTCTATATCCGTTAGAGACTGTCACGATTCTTTGGTTACATTTAATAGAGTGCTTCCTTTGTATACAATCTCGCATTCCAACCTTTCTACTTTGACTTTGGTCAAGCCTGAATCTAAAGAGATATCTTTACAGGATTGTGTTTTTCTACTTAGAACCGTCCGAATTAGTACGCCTTACTGGAGTACAGAAGACGGAAAACGTGAAATACAGGAATTAGAATATGAACTTGAAAGTCTGAAAGTTATTCGGCATGATTTACTAGCTTCAATTTATGAGTATCAACTGGAAAGAGAGACACGAGGTTATGGTTGGAGGTTGTACGTTTTGCAAGAATATTCTCCGAAGTTCACTCTGTTTAGTCTTTTACAAACCGTCCTTACTTTAGACGTTGAAACCGTTAGagctttttcaaacaatattttagaAGGTTTAGCTGAGCTGCATCGTCTTGGAATTTCACACAAAAGTTTGCACTTGGACAATGTGGTGCTTTTTCATTCAGGCCATAGAACTTTTGCAAAGCTAATGGATTTTGGGTTTACACGCACTTTACGAGACATGAACGCATCTCATCCTTTTAACATTAATTCTCAATCCATTACCAATATTCTACCGGAAGGGCTGTATCCCCCAGAGGTTTCTGAGTCATCATTTGCAGCTGCATCGAGAAAAACTGACATCTGGTGTTTTGGACTATTAGTATTGCAGATGCTTTGTGGAGCTCACGTTTTGAATAAATTCTCTTCACTAAAACTGATTATGACTCATGTaattcctcttcttccGGGGTCTTATCAAGATTTGGTTCGTCGCTGTTTAATGCGCGATTCAAGGAAACGCCCTAGCGCCATTGACTTGTTAAGTAGTCATGTCATTCGTTTGGGTACAGCAGTTCTTCCTCCAGTTGAGCAGGGtaccttttcaaaatctgCACGCCCTTCTTATGGTGGTCAACAGGATGGAATTATTGATTTGTTGTACAGGAAAAGCGTTTCACGTTATGAAACAGATTTTGAAGaacttgaatttttagGACGTGGCGGTTTTGGTGAAGTAGTTAAAGTCAAAAATCGAATTGATGGAAGGTTTTATGCGGTTAAAAAGCTTGTCCTTTTGAGCGATGATAAAGAGAATAGCAGAATTTTACGTGAAGTTATGACTTTGTCTCGTTTACATCATGAACATGTAGTGCGTTATTATACTGCTTGGGTTGAAACTGAAGCTAATGATACTGTAACTGAGATAATTAGCTCCGATAGTGAGTCGTTGAGTCAATCTTTAAATATGGCAGTGGACTTTCGGCAATCTTCAAGTCTTCCAGCCGATAAGCTTTCTAGCCTCGATATTCACTTTGAAGATGATTATAATTCATCTGCAGACGAGGAAGACCCTGAAGCTTCTGACATCTCCTTTCAGTATTCTAATACTTCAGATAAAGAAGGTTCTTCCGATAAAGACAGCAGCATTGAAGAAGCTTCTTCAGTTAAAACACAAGAAAATGGTTTGAATGCTACGCTCTACATACAAATGGAATATTGTGAAAAGTTGTCATTGCAAGATATCATACGAGATAAAATTCCTGTGGATGAAATGTGGCGGTTGTTTAGACAAATTTTAGAAGCTTTGGCATATATTCACAGTCGGGGAATGATGCACAGAGATCTTAAGCCtggaaatatttttttagacGAAAATAGAAATGTAAAGCTTGGTGATTTTGGCTTGGCTacagaaaatgaaaattacCAAGATAACAATGACAAATGGAAAAATCGCCAATCAGCAGATGAAGATCTCACAACAGGTGTCGGTACAGCTTTGTACGTAGCTCCTGAACTTCTCAGTAGGCGTAATGGGGTACGCTACGATGCAAAGGTTGATATGTATAGCTTGGGTATTATACTCTTCGAAATGTGCATGACTTTTTCTACTTCTATGGAAAGAATTCGGATAATTGATACTATTAGATCTCCATCTATATCGTTCCCTTCcacttttcctttttcccGTGCTAGCCATGAGTTCAAAGTCATTCATTGTCTTCTACAACACGATCCCACAAAAAGACCATCGAGCCAAGAACTCCTTGAAAGTGAAGCCATACCTCCAAAAGTTGGTGAAGAGTTTATTCAAGAAGGCCTTCGTCTTTTGTCCAACCCTAATACtccttattatttaaagctTCTGAAAGTTTTATTCGGCCAAGTGCCCGATCGTCATAAAGACTTTACTTACGACTTCAACCTTAGTGAAGAAAGTGGAGTGTTGTCGAAAGTGTCGGATAGAGGATGGGATAGTTTGTTAGCTTGTTTAGTACGTGATCATGTAGTTAAAGTATTTCGTCGCCATGGAGCCAAGGAACGTGAGTCACATATTCTATTCCCAAAGTCTTCTCAATACGATAAAGACCAAGCTTCTGTTTCCCTACTAGATAAAAATGGTACCCTTTTACAGCTTCCATATGATACGGTTCTTCCTTACGCGAGAAATGTTGCTAGAAACGCTgtggaagaagaaaagacgTACTTAATTTCTGACGTTTTTCGGGAAGCCAAAGGTGGAGGGAGACCAAAGGCTATAAAGGAAATTTCATTTGACATTACCACGAATTCTGATAATTTGGATTGGTATGATGCAGAAACAATCAAAGCATTAGACGAAGTATTAACAGAGATACCATCCTTGACAGAAAGTTGTATCTTAATTAATCACGCTGACATTCTTTCCTCCATTCTTGATTATTTACAAGTATCAAAGGATAAAAGACGCATGGCTACTCATATACTTGGACAAATCAACCAACGCTTAACATTATCACAGGTACGGAACCAGCTTCGTATTGAGTCATTAGTTCCCTCTACCACCTTAGACGATCTGagtttgtttgattttcgGGAAAATTATGAAGAAGGTGCTAGCAAacttagaaaaatttttgggaAGGAAATGCCACAGAAAATGAGAACTGCTTTAAATTATATGGAGCGAGTGGTTAAATTACTTCGAGCactaaaaatttctcaTCAGTTATACTTCATGCCTTTATGTGTTTATAACTTTGAGTTTTACGATGGAGGTTTGATGTTTCAAGCAATTAACTTGGCGGAAAAATCTGAACTCATTTGTGCTGGTGGTCGTTATGACAAGCTTGTACGCTTTTTCGATCCTCCTCTAATGAGAACTGCCAGAAAAAAGCATGTTGTTGGAATATGTTTTGCCCTTGAAAAACTAGTATTTTCAATGCTGCGATATATTCGATTTCACAATAGTAAGCAGTCAAGCAAGCATTCTCCTTCACCAACTTTAAAGTCTGTAGGCCCTTGGGCACCAAGGAGAGTTGATGTCTTAGTTACTAGTATTGGCAAGGATTCAATCCTAGAAAAATGCTCACTTTTGCAAGAGCTTTGGGCTTTAAATATCCAAGCGGATATAGTTTTAAGGGGTGCTAGCAGTTTAGAAGAGATTGTAACACACTATCGAAGTGAAGGCATTAATTGGGTTCTCGTCGTGCGTCAGAAAAATACCCAGATGGAACATTCAGTCAAGGCtcgaaatattttaaaaaatgaagatgacGAAATACGCTTTGATGAAGTTGGGATGTGGTTGCTGGgagaaattaatgaaagaaaaagaaacgaaAGCATGTTACAGTCGAAACGTATATTAGACTCAGCTCAACAAGATGTTGCAAAGTTCGTTGACACCTCTCAATCCAACCTCGACGTACAGTTGATCTCGCTTAAAGACGTTAATGATAGAAAGTATAAATGGAAACACAAACAAAATGCTATGAATAAAGTTTATGATCTAGTGCAGTCAGCCATTCGTGAAAGCTCAGAAGATGCTATTGCTTTAGCAGTGGATTGCGACTCAGAAGCTATGGAAAAACTTCGTAGTACCACTACGCTTGATGAGGAGTCTTGGAAACGTTTAATAGAAAGTTGCCCAGCTTCTCAAAGGGAATATATGCAGAGACTGCAAAAGAAACTTGTCACCCTTGCAGAACAAGATAAGAAGCGGGTTTGGATATGCTCATTCAGGACAAACGAAATTTATCTTTATGGacttaaataa
- the tlg1 gene encoding SNARE protein Tgl1, translating to MEDPFYEVKADASNQMEQVRKLYNSFMAARNSGVLSPNTELTYAIDELSETLKDLKAAVEIAMKNSEHFGLDEEELKSRRRFVSELDIELNNIQLKMGAAPSTPVSTEPYTVDNGASAGLSEEDHAVNRQYQEQLYQQQDVMLDGVYDTIGNIRGQAALMGEELGQQADLLDTLDNSIETTNSKLRRGMKRLKDFTIASADSKSGCCITVLIIILIALLVLVIVL from the exons AGTCAAAGC GGATGCATCAAATCAAATGGAGCAAGTGCGAAAGCTTTACAATTCTTTTATGGCCGCACGAAACTCTGGAGTCCTTTCACCAAATACTGAGCTTACTTACGCCATTGATGAGTTAAGCGAAACATTGAAGGACTTAAAAGCTGCTGTGGAAATAGCGATGAAAAATTCTGAGCATTTTGGGttagatgaagaagaactAAAGTCGAGAAGGAGATTTGTCTCGGAACTGGATATTGAGTTAAACAATATACAGTTAAAGATGGGTGCTGCCCCAAGCACACCAGTTTCTACAGAACCTTATACTGTTGACAATGGTGCCTCAGCTGGTTTGTCTGAAGAAGATCATGCTGTCAATCGACAATATCAAGAGCAGCTTTATCAGCAACAAGACGTAATGCTGGACGGGGTTTACGACACGATTGGAAACATTCGTGGGCAGGCAGCTTTGATGGGCGAAGAATTGGGTCAACAGGCTGACTTGTTAGATACTCTTGACAATTCCATTGAGACCACTAATAGTAAGCTTCGCAGGGGTATGAAGCGGTTGAAAGATTTTACGATTGCAAGCGCAGACTCTAAATCTGGATGTTGTATTACCGTACTCATTATCATCTTAATTGCATTGTTGGTATTGGTTATTGTGCTGTAA
- the pgs1 gene encoding CDP-diacylglycerol--glycerol-3-phosphate 3-phosphatidyltransferase, translating to MDEGIEKNIFVNLESQIDGVCPKFYVNVDDIDIIHEPPEFYQRLKKLIKKAQKRIFLSTLYIGKEERELINCLSNALSNNPSLHVHILADQLRCTRESPGCCSASLLMQLKKKFPDRCEIKLYHTPNLRGLRKQLVPHRFNEGWGLQHMKIYGADDNLIISGANLSRDYFTNRKDRYYLFSDKGLADFFFKTHFLFSQLSFECIPHLSDSSIQLSSTSPVIPFTLKWNNSCPNPLTNPQEFRVAASAKIQQLLQGNREKFLSRNPSKPLSSVYGSELINQAGDDNNKPFHKYEESAIVYPLFQCVPILTSDVHSTEEKVLSIIGTLLSRKEVNWTLTAGYFNVYPALRKQLLKSEGIGEVIVASQQANGFYRSPGPSKLIPPAYQYIAEQFLKDSRKKKRNIDVLQWQNKGNTYHAKGFWLSTQHHKHPFLTTIGSSNYTSRSQQLDLESTLVVMTQNEKLKRKFSTEIELIKQHTKPMNTCQLEKVPMYVKALTSLMKKKL from the exons ATGGATGAAGGAATAGAGAAAAACATATTTGTCAACTTGGAATCTCAGATTGACGGTGTGTGTCCCAAATTCTATGTTAACGTTGATGATATTGATATCATTCATGAACCTCCTGAGTTTTATCAAcgcttgaaaaaattaatcaaaaaagctcaaaaaagaatatttctATCAACGCTATACATTGGAAAAGAAGAGCGAGAATTGATCAATTGTCTATCAAATGCGCTAAGCAACAATCCCTCTTTGCATGTTCACATTCTGGCAGATCAATTGCGGTGTACTAGGGAAAGCCCTGGTTGTTGCTCTGCATCTCTATTAatgcaattgaaaaagaagtttcCTGATAGATGCGAAATCAAGCTTTACCATACACCGAATTTGCGTGGACTAAGAAAGCAATTGGTTCCACACAGATTTAATGAGGGATGGGGATTGCAGCATATGAAAATATATGGTGCAGATGATAACCTCATTATCAGCGG AGCCAATCTTTCGAGAGATTACTTTACAAATCGAAAAGACCGgtattatttgtttagtGATAAGGGTTTAGCggactttttctttaaaacgcattttttgttttcacaGCTTTCTTTTGAGTGTATCCCTCATTTATCCGATTCCTCAATTCAACTATCTTCTACGTCCCCGGTTATTCCTTTTACTTTGAAATGGAACAATTCATGTCCAAATCCTTTAACAAATCCTCAAGAGTTTCGGGTAGCAGCTTCTGCTAAAATTCAACAACTTCTTCAGGGGAATCGAGAGAAATTCTTGTCTCGCAACCCTTCTAAACCGTTATCATCAGTATATGGCTCTGAATTAATTAATCAAGCAGGTGATGACAACAATAAGCCATTTCATAAATATGAAGAATCTGCTATCGTATACCCACTTTTTCAATGTGTACCTATCCTTACTTCTGACGTACATTCTACTGAAGAAAAGGTCTTGTCTATAATCGGGACCTTGCTATCGCGCAAGGAGGTTAATTGGACCTTAACGGCTGGCTATTTTAATGTTTATCCAGCACTTAGAAAACAGTTGTTGAAATCTGAAGGTATAGGGGAAGTAATCGTGGCTTCTCAACAGGCTAATGGATTTTATCGATCTCCTGGACCATCGAAATTAATTCCACCAGCGTATCAGTATATTGCTGAACAATTTCTTAAAGATtcaagaaagaagaaaagaaatattgaTGTCTTACAATGGCAAAATAAGGGGAATACATATCATGCTAAAG GATTTTGGTTGAGTACACAACATCACAAGCATCCTTTTTTAACGACGATTGGGTCTTCCAATTATACGAGTAGGTCTCAACAGTTGGACCTTGAATCCACCTTAGTTGTAATGACAcagaatgaaaaattaaagagaaaattttcTACTGAAATTGAACTTATTAAACAGCACACAAAGCCTATGAATACCTGTCAGTTAGAAAAGGTTCCTATGTATGTGAAGGCTTTGACTTCTCtcatgaagaaaaaattataa
- the ccp1 gene encoding CENP-A histone disassembly chaperone Ccp1 produces the protein MEAAQAFENLANLEQEFGKAEIEILKKQNELFQPLFEQRRDILKTINNFWVVVLEAAGDEISQYITPEDSVLLEKLENIYVERFNEKEPRDVRISLTFQPNEYLQDDNLTLVKEVRIKEEKAKDDEGLEKKITKYTSQPVDIHWKPGKSLFRKNKKLPPNFFDYFQWTGEEEDDDFDGATLTIFLAEDLFPNAVKYFTEAMTEEASDEDESVDLEEDEEEEDEEDEEGDEEKQEPPSKKSKKSN, from the exons ATGGAGGCAGCTcaagcttttgaaaatctCGCAAACCTAGAGCAAGAGTTTGGAAAAGCAGAAATCGAAATAT TGAAGAAACAAAATGAGCTTTTTCAACCGCTTTTTGAGCAGCGTCGTGATATTTTGAAGACCATTAACAACTTTTGGGTAGTAGTTCTGGAAGCTGCTGGGGATGAAATCA GCCAGTACATAACACCTGAAGATAGTGTGTTACTTGAAAAACtcgaaaatatttatgttGAAAGGTTTAATGAAAAGGAACCAAGGGATGTCCGAATTTCGCTTACCTTTCAACCAAACGAATATCTTCAGGACGACAACCTTACCTTGGTAAAAGAAGTGAGAAttaaagaggaaaaagCAAAGGATGATGAGggtttggaaaaaaagataaccAAGTATACTTCGCAACCTGTTGATATACATTGGAAACCAGGAAAGAgtttatttagaaaaaataaaaaattacctcctaatttttttgactaTTTTCAATGGACCGGAGAGGAAGAGGACGATGATTTTGATGGAGCAACACTCACAATTTTTCTGGCAGAGgatctttttccaaatgctgtaaaatattttacagaAGCCATGACCGAAGAAGCGAGTGATGAGGATGAGTCAGTAGATTTGGAGGAAgatgaggaagaagaagacgaAGAAGACGAAGAAGGGGACGAAGAAAAGCAAG AACCACCTTCCAAAAAGTCCAAGAAGtctaattaa
- the rpl35A02 gene encoding 60S ribosomal protein eL33 has translation MPAQGHRLYVKAKHLSFQRSKHVIHPGTSLVKIEGCDSKEEAQFYLGKRICFVYKSNKPVRGSKIRVIWGTVSRPHGNSGVVRARFTHNLPPKTFGASLRVMLYPSNV, from the exons ATGCCTGCTCAGGGACACAGATTGTACGTTAAAGCTAAACATCTCTCTTTTCAAAGAAGCAAACATGTTATCCACCCAGGAACTTCTTTGGTAAAGATTGAGGGATGTGATTCTAAGGAAGAAGCCCAATTTTACCTAGGCAAGCGTATTTGCTTCGTCTACAAAAGCAACAAGCCCGTTCGTGGATCCAAGATTCGTGTCATTTGGGG AACTGTTAGTCGTCCTCATGGAAATTCTGGTGTTGTTCGTGCTCGTTTCACCCATAATCTTCCTCCCAAGACCTTTGGTGCCTCTCTCCGTGTCATGCTTTATCCCTCCaatgtttaa
- the toc1 gene encoding Tor complex Tor2-interacting protein 1 — MQLQSPFGDGISCECLNIRVLGIPNETKHQWIFVPRDLIKIKIYSLLQICKAENCSAVACRGCNLCILAVQGNIEISEEPQKLFQEENVKVYIYDSAISLSSVRASFPISELGIRMDIIKARAEPREDEIRASFSSLVNKEIKRTVEELLLSKRSTNRLSLLAFMRNQQLNYEAYETKLLEDASTIEKSLEKEVKTIYDSNIASPKESSDAIDADHAMIDESRSTQRRKSKPKKHVAFTDEYQVAFSDKPGKYFNQPMQYSKQFKLDNPDYEASSDSLNDIENLSTLTFRSDEELEFDFDTNNINNNKSGDSLEMSTTIPSDEENEDFTSKVDAMEIHSGSLPLNIDSSPIFTNHSPSSSLSSESSFEASPSSFVDRKNRWIQMLKKADEHSRSIQARSMGYVLSDDLDNSKAFRPYKQSFLAQGWKSLN; from the exons ATGCAATTGCAATCGCCATTTGGCGATGGAATAAGTTGTGAATGTCTCAATATACGTGTTTTAGGAATTCCTAATGAAACCAAACATCAATGGATATTTGTTCCTCGTGATCTCATAAAAATT AAAATTTATAGTTTATTGCAAATATGCAAAGCTGAAAATTGTTCAGCTGTTGCTTGTCGAGGCTGCAACTTATGTATTCTTGCTGTGCAGGGAAATATTGAAATATCCGAGGAACCGCAGAAATTATttcaagaagaaaacgTGAAAGTTTACATATACGATTCAGctatttctctttcttctgTAAGAGCATCTTTTCCTATTTCAGAATTGGGCATTCGAATGGACATAATTAAAGCGCGAGCTGAACCTCGGGAAGATGAAATACGggcttcattttcttcactAGTAAACAAGGAAATTAAGCGTACAGTCGAAGAACTTTTGTTGTCAAAGAGATCAACAAATCGTTTATCACTACTTGCGTTTATGCGTAATCAGCAACTCAACTATGAAGCCTACGAAACTAAATTGTTAGAAGATGCTTCGACAATTGAGAAATCACTAGAGAAGGAAGTGAAAACCATATATGATAGCAATATCGCATCACCAAAGGAGTCGAGTGATGCCATTGATGCTGACCATGCCATGATCGACGAAAGTCGGTCTACTCAACGTCGAAAATCGAAGCCAAAAAAGCATGTTGCTTTTACTGATGAATATCAAGTTGCCTTTTCGGACAAGCCCGGCAAGTATTTTAACCAGCCAATGCAGTATTCCAAACAGTTCAAACTTGACAACCCAGACTATGAAGCGTCTTCGGATTCGTTAAACGATATAGAAAATCTATCTACTTTAACTTTCAGATCTGATGAAGAACTTGAATTCGATTTTGACACAAACAAcataaataataacaaaTCGGGCGATTCACTTGAAATGTCAACCACGATTCCGAGCGACgaggaaaatgaagattttACTAGCAAAGTGGATGCTATGGAAATTCACTCAGGAAGTTTACCATTAAATATTGATTCTTCTCCTATATTCACAAATCATTCTCCTTCGTCAAGTCTTAGCTCAGAATCCTCCTTTGAAGCCTCACCCTCTTCGTTTGTCGATCGGAAAAATAGATGGATCcaaatgttgaaaaaggCAGACGAACATAGTCGAAGTATCCAAGCCCGAAGTATGGGCTATGTATTAAGTGATGATCTTGACaattcaaaagcttttagACCTTATAAACAGTCGTTTTTGGCTCAAGGTTGGAAGAGTTTAAATTGA
- the rad60 gene encoding DNA repair protein, SUMO-related Rad60 has protein sequence MDNLDEDDLAFFSKPIKKPPLNYAKQLIASSSDSEEESELDTNKQALEHINAQKNITHNENKSAEPLSRQSTILDADEGNQDVSDTTPNACLNEGRHSPKSAISCVTQPVSPVYNTRAAANLRNNSINSEAALSTTSSLLDDDFARRLEEIDRQVQEFEKSSSDMDVQIHTHKREIEEDDDNTSADVPLLKHSKSDHSTLYHSKSEFSTNEPVISVVLQLAVIGQRIPNSNISLPRDWEAPLFFKVKSNQQFRRVRIAYSERKKVDNVVLVFQNQRLWDYGTPKGAGMLKVDTRLVVHAYCHSDFISLKRIKELEVEKLSSVTEDSTAQTCKLITLLLRSSKSEDLRLSIPVDFTVKDLIKRYCTEVKISFHERIRLEFEGEWLDPNDQVQSTELEDEDQVSVVLD, from the exons ATGGACAACCTAGATGAAGATGACTTAGCATTCTTCTCAAAGCCTATTAAAAAGCCTCCATTAAACTATGCCAAGCAATTAATAGCCTCTTCCTCAGATTCTG AAGAGGAAAGTGAACTTGATACCAATAAACAAGCATTAGAACACATAAATGCacagaaaaatataactcataatgaaaacaaaagtgCCGAACCTTTATCTCGTCAATCCACTATTTTAGATGCTGATGAAGGCAACCAAGACGTTTCAGACACTACTCCTAATGCGTGTTTGAATGAAGGTAGGCACTCACCCAAAAGTGCTATCTCCTGTGTAACACAACCGGTTTCACCAGTTTATAATACTAGGGCGGCCGCTAACTTGCGAAACAACAGCATTAATAGTGAGGCTGCGCTTTCTACGACTTCATCACTGCTGGACGATGACTTTGCTCGTAGGTTAGAGGAAATTGATCGGCAAGTTCAGGagtttgaaaaatcatCAAGTGATATGGATGTACAAATTCACACGCATAAGagagaaattgaagaagacGATGACAATACTTCGGCTGATGTGCCCCTTTTAAAGCATTCAAAAAGTGACCACTCAACGCTGTATCACTCCAAATCGGAATTCTCAACAAATGAACCAGTTATTTCCGTCGTTCTCCAGTTAGCCGTAATTGGACAGAGAATTCCAAACAGCAATATCTCTCTTCCCCGGGACTGGGAGGCACcgttatttttcaaagttaaGTCGAACCAACAGTTTCGTCGTGTCAGAATAGCGTACtctgaaagaaaaaaagtagatAACGTTGTTCTtgtatttcaaaatcaaagatTATGGGATTATGGAACCCCAAAGGGCGCTGGTATGCTTAAAGTCGATACCCGTTTGGTTGTGCATGCCTACTGTCACTCGGATTTTATATCActcaaaagaataaaagaattggaaGTGGAAAAGTTATCCTCGGTAACTGAAGATTCAACTGCTCAAACGTGTAAACTTATAACGTTGCTTTTGCGTTCGAGTAAGAGTGAGGATCTTCGTCTCTCAATACCCGTCGATTTCACTGTTAAAGATTTGATTAAGAGATATTGTACTGAAGTAAAGATTAGTTTTCATGAACGCATTAGATTAGAATTTGAAGGTGAATGGTTAGATCCCAACGATCAAGTGCAAAGCACGGAacttgaagatgaagatcAAGTTAGTGTTGTTTTGGATTAA